One Halobaculum roseum DNA segment encodes these proteins:
- a CDS encoding PKD domain-containing protein, protein MYDPDGEIASYAWSDGQSTREVDRTVDLPAGETFAFSVRVTDDDGATATVRKSVRVLAPDGDTGSTSSGSDNEEPTARIAGPDRVASGHEATFVLRASDPDGTVVRRLWPDHSERGATLERTFTDTGTYTLRGVAVDDDGARATATKTVEVYDEGPPVVSIDGPDTAPMGSTQEYTLEAYDPDGGELTISWGPPQTQLERESDRYVNHVGIDGMLGDTVEVSATVTDDEGNTVTAVKETNVETQTSFGTGEAVPYISEISSRYVTDDTKQTSETDSVELGTYEFLATVTHEEPKIVRATWRVNDTNRAVVVDTLGRFSGTRDTGIRHMFVSEHGGKVTREVSLSAVDADGDRDEQKWISRVHSVQTHDHIVFYAMKSGESARKNSLEVEPGDQVEFIVGSNQNYRLAFGDGSAARGSGTSSLRNVAIAHTYDDPGTYKARLISTQGPNGEALKTVDINVRPKTYTEYWYDILGSTITQVVSEDSPKGDRWQKRSVHDSGTFRTGRTVSVRADAGRPSMLGDNWVSTGTSVEQRSRRITRVRQSDPDGAGDDWQLVERNVRTEERTYYEDKYQWLSSKFQRPGWSYTGETRTDRVVVGDGHNHDRERHTRTTRTCTNWDLDPSPYGGFSRECSNWRYDTDVWYTGHDHSGYTYYDTDYLYKTEVERTRTVHYHEYASEREFTVTTETFAETESWTEWLWEREGSTVRQEYSLKKPETGSYISGTLRTVEVRCGSEESNHDSVMC, encoded by the coding sequence GTGTACGACCCCGACGGGGAGATCGCCTCCTACGCCTGGTCGGACGGGCAGTCGACCCGCGAGGTCGACCGCACCGTCGATCTTCCGGCGGGCGAGACGTTCGCGTTCAGCGTCCGCGTCACGGACGACGACGGCGCGACGGCGACGGTCCGGAAGTCGGTGCGCGTGCTCGCGCCGGACGGCGACACCGGATCCACGAGTTCCGGGTCGGACAACGAGGAACCGACCGCCCGCATTGCGGGCCCGGACCGCGTCGCGTCCGGCCACGAGGCGACGTTCGTGCTCCGGGCGAGCGACCCGGACGGAACCGTGGTTCGACGACTGTGGCCCGATCACTCCGAGAGGGGCGCGACCCTCGAGCGCACGTTCACGGATACGGGGACGTACACGCTGCGAGGCGTTGCCGTTGACGACGACGGGGCGCGAGCGACCGCGACGAAGACCGTCGAAGTGTACGACGAGGGGCCGCCGGTGGTCTCGATAGACGGCCCCGACACCGCGCCGATGGGGAGCACACAGGAGTACACGCTGGAGGCGTACGATCCGGACGGCGGGGAGCTGACGATCAGTTGGGGTCCTCCACAGACCCAGCTTGAGCGGGAGTCGGATCGGTACGTGAACCACGTCGGGATCGACGGGATGCTTGGGGACACGGTGGAAGTCTCGGCGACGGTTACGGACGACGAGGGGAACACCGTGACCGCGGTGAAGGAGACGAACGTGGAGACACAGACGAGTTTCGGGACCGGAGAGGCCGTGCCCTATATCTCGGAAATCTCGTCGAGATACGTCACTGACGACACGAAACAGACATCGGAAACGGACTCCGTAGAGCTCGGCACCTACGAATTTCTAGCGACGGTCACACATGAAGAACCGAAGATCGTTCGCGCGACATGGCGGGTGAACGACACGAATCGGGCCGTCGTCGTCGATACGCTCGGCCGATTCTCGGGCACCCGCGACACCGGGATCCGTCATATGTTCGTCTCCGAACACGGTGGCAAGGTCACGAGAGAGGTTTCACTCTCGGCGGTCGACGCGGACGGCGATAGGGACGAACAGAAGTGGATTAGCCGGGTTCACTCAGTACAGACTCACGACCACATCGTGTTCTATGCGATGAAGTCGGGCGAGTCAGCGAGAAAAAACAGCTTGGAGGTCGAACCCGGCGATCAGGTCGAGTTCATCGTCGGATCGAACCAGAACTACCGTCTAGCCTTCGGTGACGGGAGTGCTGCACGCGGGTCGGGAACCTCGTCACTGCGGAACGTCGCAATCGCTCACACCTACGACGACCCTGGAACGTACAAGGCGAGACTTATCTCGACACAAGGCCCGAACGGTGAAGCGTTGAAAACCGTCGACATCAACGTTCGACCGAAGACCTACACGGAGTACTGGTACGATATTTTGGGGAGTACAATAACTCAGGTCGTATCAGAGGATAGCCCCAAAGGAGACAGGTGGCAGAAGCGATCTGTCCATGACTCCGGAACATTTCGCACTGGACGAACGGTATCTGTGAGGGCAGACGCGGGACGACCGTCGATGCTCGGGGACAACTGGGTATCGACGGGGACGAGCGTTGAGCAGCGATCGCGCCGGATCACTCGCGTCAGGCAGTCGGACCCGGACGGGGCAGGAGACGACTGGCAGCTCGTGGAACGGAACGTTCGGACCGAGGAACGGACGTACTACGAGGACAAATACCAGTGGCTTTCGAGCAAGTTCCAGCGCCCGGGGTGGAGTTACACTGGCGAAACCAGAACTGATCGGGTCGTCGTCGGCGACGGACATAATCACGACCGCGAGCGACACACCCGGACCACGAGAACGTGTACGAACTGGGACCTCGATCCGAGCCCGTACGGCGGGTTCTCACGCGAGTGCTCCAACTGGAGATACGACACCGATGTCTGGTACACCGGCCACGACCACAGCGGCTACACGTACTACGACACCGACTACCTGTACAAGACCGAGGTCGAACGGACCCGGACAGTTCACTACCACGAGTACGCGAGCGAGCGCGAGTTCACCGTTACCACGGAGACCTTCGCGGAAACGGAATCCTGGACCGAATGGTTGTGGGAACGTGAAGGAAGTACCGTGAGACAGGAGTACTCACTCAAGAAGCCCGAGACTGGTTCGTATATTTCGGGGACTCTCCGGACTGTTGAAGTTCGGTGTGGATCTGAGGAGAGCAACCACGATTCCGTCATGTGCTGA